One part of the Larus michahellis chromosome 22, bLarMic1.1, whole genome shotgun sequence genome encodes these proteins:
- the PRKAG1 gene encoding 5'-AMP-activated protein kinase subunit gamma-1 isoform X2 → MEDPGPGPGPSPAAESPAELSPPGLEGEPHRGAYTTFMKSHRCYDLIPTSSKLVVFDTSLQVKKAFFALVTNGVRAAPLWDSKKQSFVGMLTITDFINILHRYYKSPMVQIYELEEHKIETWREVYLQDSFKPLVCISPNASLFDAVSSLIRNKIHRLPVIDPDSGNTLYILTHKRILKFLKLFIAEVPKPEFMAKTLEELQIGTYNNIAVVRTSTPIYVALGIFVQHRVSALPVVDDSGRVVDIYSKFDVINLAAEKTYNNLDVTVTRALQHRSHYFEGVLKCYKHETLETIINRLVEAEVHRLVVVDESDVVKGIVSLSDILQALVLPQGP, encoded by the exons ATGGAG GatcccggccccggtcccggccccaGTCCGGCCGCAGAGAGCCCGGCGGAGCTGAGCCCCCCGGGGCTGGAAG GGGAGCCCCACCGCGGTGCTTACACCACCTTCATGAAGTCCCACCGCTGCTACGACCTGATCCCCACCAGCTCCAAACTGGTCGTCTTCGACACTTCCCTGCAG GTGAAGAAGGCTTTCTTCGCGCTGGTCACCAACGGCGTGCGGGCTGCCCCGCTGTGGGACAGCAAGAAGCAAAGCTTTGTGG gcaTGCTGACCATCACCGACTTCATCAACATCCTGCACCGCTATTACAAGTCGCCCATG GTGCAGATCTACGAGCTGGAGGAGCACAAAATTGAGACATGGAGAG AGGTCTACCTGCAAGACTCCTTCAAGCCGCTGGTCTGCATCTCCCCCAATGCCAG CCTCTTCGACGCCGTCTCCTCCCTCATCCGCAATAAGATCCACCGTTTGCCCGTCATCGACCCCGACTCAGGGAACACGCTCTACATCCTCACCCACAAACGCATCCTCAAGTTCCTCAAACTCTTT ATAGCAGAGGTCCCAAAGCCCGAATTCATGGCCAAGacgctggaggagctgcagatCGGCACCTACAACAACATCGCCGTGGTGCGGACCAGCACCCCCATCTACGTGGCGCTGGGCATCTTTGTGCAGCACCGCGTGTCCGCTCTGCCGGTCGTCGATGATTCGG GGCGGGTGGTGGATATCTACTCCAAATTCGACGTTATC aaCCTGGCAGCCGAGAAGACCTACAACAACCTGGACGTGACGGTGACGCGGGCGCTGCAGCACCGCTCCCACTACTTCGAGGGCGTCCTCAAGTGTTACAAGCACGAGACGCTGGAAACCATCATCAACCGCCTGGTAGAGGCCGAG gtTCACCGGCTGGTGGTGGTGGATGAGAGCGACGTGGTCAAGGGGATTGTCTCTCTCTCGGATATCCTGCAAGCCCTGGTCCTCCCGCAGGGCCCCTGA
- the PRKAG1 gene encoding 5'-AMP-activated protein kinase subunit gamma-1 isoform X1, with product MEDPGPGPGPSPAAESPAELSPPGLEGTSRRPSPGEPHRGAYTTFMKSHRCYDLIPTSSKLVVFDTSLQVKKAFFALVTNGVRAAPLWDSKKQSFVGMLTITDFINILHRYYKSPMVQIYELEEHKIETWREVYLQDSFKPLVCISPNASLFDAVSSLIRNKIHRLPVIDPDSGNTLYILTHKRILKFLKLFIAEVPKPEFMAKTLEELQIGTYNNIAVVRTSTPIYVALGIFVQHRVSALPVVDDSGRVVDIYSKFDVINLAAEKTYNNLDVTVTRALQHRSHYFEGVLKCYKHETLETIINRLVEAEVHRLVVVDESDVVKGIVSLSDILQALVLPQGP from the exons ATGGAG GatcccggccccggtcccggccccaGTCCGGCCGCAGAGAGCCCGGCGGAGCTGAGCCCCCCGGGGCTGGAAG GCACCTCACGCCGCCCGTCCCCAGGGGAGCCCCACCGCGGTGCTTACACCACCTTCATGAAGTCCCACCGCTGCTACGACCTGATCCCCACCAGCTCCAAACTGGTCGTCTTCGACACTTCCCTGCAG GTGAAGAAGGCTTTCTTCGCGCTGGTCACCAACGGCGTGCGGGCTGCCCCGCTGTGGGACAGCAAGAAGCAAAGCTTTGTGG gcaTGCTGACCATCACCGACTTCATCAACATCCTGCACCGCTATTACAAGTCGCCCATG GTGCAGATCTACGAGCTGGAGGAGCACAAAATTGAGACATGGAGAG AGGTCTACCTGCAAGACTCCTTCAAGCCGCTGGTCTGCATCTCCCCCAATGCCAG CCTCTTCGACGCCGTCTCCTCCCTCATCCGCAATAAGATCCACCGTTTGCCCGTCATCGACCCCGACTCAGGGAACACGCTCTACATCCTCACCCACAAACGCATCCTCAAGTTCCTCAAACTCTTT ATAGCAGAGGTCCCAAAGCCCGAATTCATGGCCAAGacgctggaggagctgcagatCGGCACCTACAACAACATCGCCGTGGTGCGGACCAGCACCCCCATCTACGTGGCGCTGGGCATCTTTGTGCAGCACCGCGTGTCCGCTCTGCCGGTCGTCGATGATTCGG GGCGGGTGGTGGATATCTACTCCAAATTCGACGTTATC aaCCTGGCAGCCGAGAAGACCTACAACAACCTGGACGTGACGGTGACGCGGGCGCTGCAGCACCGCTCCCACTACTTCGAGGGCGTCCTCAAGTGTTACAAGCACGAGACGCTGGAAACCATCATCAACCGCCTGGTAGAGGCCGAG gtTCACCGGCTGGTGGTGGTGGATGAGAGCGACGTGGTCAAGGGGATTGTCTCTCTCTCGGATATCCTGCAAGCCCTGGTCCTCCCGCAGGGCCCCTGA
- the DDN gene encoding dendrin has protein sequence MLGGAERGAGRLRICERTKLLLVEIDTVACCSPGAGMAAGCRPVPPWTYRRIAGEYAYLEKRFVAELAPPWPPAPPIPPRHLQDFATPVPPGRETRPWAPPPRCPLEQPEGTGGRGPPPCAPRPPLPGGRQGPPSYEAHMQRVQAAHLRRGGPPPYISPPAYDAPHRTLRLWPPRGPRSPPLAPQGRRAMPGGWSHTLPRAATEAGHRRLRGMQPSPGGPSTPRHSQTLPRAVSGRERVLGRGRGRRGTGGHVLIDATRVVVRAQYVPPPQRQQVRYTGGSPRPTTPPLSSPPATPGAATPPAAPSPPQEPPSSPRSPWRSPGGCGGPRGRPPPRRPALYAQALREAVSRIRRHTAPDSDSEAEGGTGGSRWRHCRDARAYSSSSSSLESIGAPPGAASPPRA, from the exons ATGCtggggggcgcggagcggggcgcggggcggctgCGGATCTGCGAGCGGAccaagctgctgctggtggagatCGACACGGTGGCGTGTTGCAGCCCGGGCGCCGGCATGGCCGCGGGGTGCCGGCCCGTGCCCCCCTGGACCTACCGCCGCATCGCCGGGGAGTACGC GTACCTGGAGAAGCGCTTTGTGGCGGAGCTGGCCCCCCCCTGGCCCCCAGCGCCCCCCATTCCCCCCCGCCACCTACAGGACTTCGCCACCCCAGTCCCCCCAGGGCGTGAGACCCGGCCCTGGGCCCCCCCACCTCGCTGCCCCCTGGAACAGCCCGAGGGGACGGGGGGCAGAGGACCGCCGCCGTGTGCTCCCCGTCCCCCACTgccggggggcaggcagggcccccCCAGCTACGAGGCCCACATGCAGCGGGTGCAGGCTGCCCACCTTCGCCGGGGGGGGCCGCCCCCCTACATCTCGCCCCCTGCCTACGACGCTCCCCACCGTACCCTGCGGCTCTGGCCCCCCAGGGGACCGCGCAGTCCCCCCCTGGCACCCCAGGGCCGCAGGGCTATGCCGGGGGGTTGGAGCCACACGCTGCCCCGGGCGGCCACCGAGGCTGGGCACCGGCGGCTCCGTGGGATGCAACCATCCCCGGGGGGGCCCAGCACCCCCCGGCACAGCCAGACCCTGCCCCGGGCAGTGTCCGGCCGGGAGCGGGTGCTGGGGCGTGGTAGGGGacggcgggggacgggggggcacgTCCTTATTGATGCCACCCGCGTGGTGGTCCGGGCCCAGTATGTCCCCCCCCCTCAGCGGCAGCAGGTCCGCTACactggggggtccccaaggcccACCACCCCCCCACTGAGCAGCCCTCCTGCGACCCCCGGGGCTGccacccccccggcagccccctcgcccccccaggagccccccagcagcccccgcagTCCCTGGCGGAGCCCGGGTGGCTGTGGGGGTCCCCGAGGCcggccccccccgcggcggccaGCGCTGTATGCCCAGGCGCTGCGCGAGGCCGTGTCCCGCATCCGACGGCACACGGCGCCCGACTCCGACTCGGAGGCGGAGGGGGGCACGGGGGGATCCCGGTGGCGGCACTGCCGTGACGCCCGCgcctacagcagcagcagcagcagcctggagagcatcggggcccccccgggggctgccagccccccccgcgcctga
- the PRKAG1 gene encoding 5'-AMP-activated protein kinase subunit gamma-1 isoform X3 produces the protein MLTITDFINILHRYYKSPMVQIYELEEHKIETWREVYLQDSFKPLVCISPNASLFDAVSSLIRNKIHRLPVIDPDSGNTLYILTHKRILKFLKLFIAEVPKPEFMAKTLEELQIGTYNNIAVVRTSTPIYVALGIFVQHRVSALPVVDDSGRVVDIYSKFDVINLAAEKTYNNLDVTVTRALQHRSHYFEGVLKCYKHETLETIINRLVEAEVHRLVVVDESDVVKGIVSLSDILQALVLPQGP, from the exons aTGCTGACCATCACCGACTTCATCAACATCCTGCACCGCTATTACAAGTCGCCCATG GTGCAGATCTACGAGCTGGAGGAGCACAAAATTGAGACATGGAGAG AGGTCTACCTGCAAGACTCCTTCAAGCCGCTGGTCTGCATCTCCCCCAATGCCAG CCTCTTCGACGCCGTCTCCTCCCTCATCCGCAATAAGATCCACCGTTTGCCCGTCATCGACCCCGACTCAGGGAACACGCTCTACATCCTCACCCACAAACGCATCCTCAAGTTCCTCAAACTCTTT ATAGCAGAGGTCCCAAAGCCCGAATTCATGGCCAAGacgctggaggagctgcagatCGGCACCTACAACAACATCGCCGTGGTGCGGACCAGCACCCCCATCTACGTGGCGCTGGGCATCTTTGTGCAGCACCGCGTGTCCGCTCTGCCGGTCGTCGATGATTCGG GGCGGGTGGTGGATATCTACTCCAAATTCGACGTTATC aaCCTGGCAGCCGAGAAGACCTACAACAACCTGGACGTGACGGTGACGCGGGCGCTGCAGCACCGCTCCCACTACTTCGAGGGCGTCCTCAAGTGTTACAAGCACGAGACGCTGGAAACCATCATCAACCGCCTGGTAGAGGCCGAG gtTCACCGGCTGGTGGTGGTGGATGAGAGCGACGTGGTCAAGGGGATTGTCTCTCTCTCGGATATCCTGCAAGCCCTGGTCCTCCCGCAGGGCCCCTGA